One stretch of Amycolatopsis tolypomycina DNA includes these proteins:
- a CDS encoding ATP-binding protein, whose translation MTSRSGAASPSEVHNHIDGGAAGVVLQAGTITGDVWVAAPRSPHPVPRQLPPSPSHFTSRTGELAVLDEVAGQESGGRPALAVLIGPGGVGKTALAVTWGARQAGRYPDGELYADLRGFSPGPPARPQEALGAFLRALGVAPERVPPDLAEQAASFRTMTAGRRLLVVLDNAFSAAQVRPLIPASAGCAVLVTSRLRLDGLLSEGARFLDVAPLSQPQAVELVARAVGRTRVAGELDEVAELASLCGRLPIALRVAAARLASRPRWPVARVVAELGDERSRLARLTAEGDAPVAAMFDWSYRALPEPAAKAYRLLSEFPGAAFGVDVAAAATELADPVDALQRLVDASLLEEVDDLRYRFHDLVRLHARAQHDAGRAEVVPRVATWFLHEMTRANLVVIPNRWRVSPVCEQYRNTPPAFGSGRAALEWLDEQLPDVLVVLEEVVARQHDEVAWQLCEALWELFLHRKHFPRWLRSHELGIAAAQRCRNTVAQARLRCQLGRAYLDLGRFEAAERECGRALELARAAGSRHNESVALDQLGTAAQGRGDVATAIACYRGSLEIEAELGIERGVAQRHRRIGEVLAAANRGAEAVPHLELARRMFAGMGDEKDEAKVLVSLARLAARGGDVPSATERLKRAWAVLSESGSPVYQADVLVGFADVAEYADDPAAARGHLVEALQLYEQAGGPQGERIRARLAAHEATDAAPGGEPGQAGE comes from the coding sequence ATGACGTCTCGGAGCGGTGCCGCATCACCATCCGAAGTGCACAACCACATCGACGGCGGCGCGGCCGGGGTGGTGCTGCAGGCTGGGACGATCACCGGCGACGTCTGGGTCGCCGCGCCACGCTCGCCGCACCCGGTACCGCGGCAGCTGCCGCCGTCGCCGTCGCACTTCACGAGCCGGACCGGCGAGCTCGCGGTGCTGGACGAGGTCGCCGGGCAGGAATCCGGCGGACGGCCCGCGCTCGCCGTGCTGATCGGGCCGGGCGGGGTCGGCAAGACCGCCCTCGCCGTCACCTGGGGTGCGCGGCAGGCCGGCCGCTATCCCGACGGCGAGCTCTACGCCGATCTGCGGGGGTTCTCGCCCGGGCCGCCGGCGCGCCCGCAGGAGGCGCTCGGGGCGTTCCTGCGCGCGCTGGGCGTGGCGCCCGAGCGGGTCCCGCCCGACCTGGCCGAGCAGGCCGCGTCGTTCCGCACGATGACCGCGGGGCGTCGGCTGCTCGTCGTCCTGGACAACGCGTTTTCGGCGGCCCAGGTCCGGCCGCTGATCCCCGCGTCCGCCGGCTGCGCGGTGCTCGTGACCAGCCGGCTGCGGCTGGACGGGCTGCTCTCCGAAGGCGCGCGTTTCCTCGACGTGGCACCGCTTTCCCAGCCGCAGGCCGTGGAACTGGTGGCCCGGGCCGTGGGCCGGACGCGGGTCGCCGGCGAGCTCGACGAGGTCGCCGAGCTGGCCTCGCTGTGCGGACGGCTGCCGATCGCGCTGCGCGTGGCGGCCGCCCGGCTGGCGTCCCGGCCCCGGTGGCCGGTGGCGCGGGTGGTGGCCGAGCTCGGCGACGAGCGGTCGCGGCTGGCGAGACTGACGGCGGAGGGGGACGCCCCGGTGGCGGCGATGTTCGACTGGTCGTACCGGGCACTGCCGGAACCGGCGGCGAAGGCGTACCGGCTGCTGAGCGAGTTCCCCGGCGCCGCGTTCGGCGTCGACGTGGCGGCCGCGGCGACCGAGCTGGCGGACCCCGTCGACGCCCTGCAGAGGCTCGTCGACGCGAGTCTGCTGGAGGAGGTCGACGACCTGCGCTACCGGTTCCACGACCTCGTCCGGCTGCATGCGCGTGCCCAGCACGACGCCGGCCGCGCCGAGGTGGTGCCGCGGGTGGCGACCTGGTTCCTGCACGAGATGACGCGGGCGAACCTGGTCGTCATCCCGAACCGCTGGCGGGTCAGCCCGGTGTGCGAGCAGTACCGGAACACCCCGCCCGCGTTCGGTTCGGGGCGCGCCGCCCTCGAGTGGCTCGACGAGCAGCTGCCGGACGTGCTGGTCGTGCTCGAGGAAGTGGTCGCGCGGCAGCACGACGAGGTGGCGTGGCAGCTGTGCGAGGCGTTGTGGGAGCTGTTCCTGCACCGGAAGCACTTCCCCCGGTGGCTGCGCTCGCACGAGCTCGGGATCGCCGCGGCGCAGCGCTGCCGGAACACGGTCGCCCAGGCGCGGCTGCGCTGCCAGCTGGGGCGCGCCTACCTGGACCTTGGCCGGTTCGAAGCGGCGGAGCGGGAATGCGGCCGGGCGCTGGAGCTGGCGCGCGCGGCGGGCAGCCGGCACAACGAATCGGTGGCGCTGGACCAGCTGGGCACGGCGGCGCAGGGCCGCGGGGACGTCGCCACGGCGATCGCGTGCTACCGCGGCAGCCTGGAGATCGAAGCGGAGCTGGGCATCGAGCGCGGTGTCGCGCAACGGCACCGCCGGATCGGCGAGGTGCTGGCGGCGGCGAATCGTGGTGCCGAAGCGGTACCGCACCTCGAGCTCGCCCGGCGGATGTTCGCCGGCATGGGGGACGAGAAGGACGAGGCGAAGGTCTTGGTGAGCCTCGCCCGCCTGGCCGCCCGAGGCGGCGACGTTCCTTCGGCGACAGAGCGCCTGAAGCGTGCGTGGGCGGTGTTGTCGGAGTCCGGTTCACCGGTCTACCAGGCGGATGTCCTGGTCGGCTTCGCCGACGTGGCGGAGTACGCCGACGACCCGGCGGCGGCGCGGGGGCACCTCGTCGAGGCACTGCAGCTGTACGAGCAGGCCGGTGGGCCGCAGGGGGAGCGGATCCGGGCCCGGCTGGCGGCGCACGAGGCCACCGACGCCGCTCCCGGCGGAGAGCCCGGGCAAGCCGGCGAATGA
- the ligD gene encoding non-homologous end-joining DNA ligase — MSGAVLLDVDGVEVKISSPDKVYFPERGETKLDLVEYYRAISGPLLARLGGRPLLLERYPDGAGGKNWYQKRVPKGAPPWLTTTVVSTPNGTTSDALVAKDLAHILWAVNLGCLGFHVWPYLADTPEVTDELRVDLDPSPGVGFDELREAAVLTREFLAEHGIEAHLKTSGSRGLHLYVLLEPRWDGFQVRAAAVALARALERRHPAKITAQWWKEERGSRVFVDFNQNAPHKTVFGTWCVRPRVGGQVSTPIGWDELATVEPEKLTLSTVPARVAERGDPWAGAGERPQSIEPLLEMSERDMAAGLMDAPWPPVYPKMPNEPPRVAPSRAKKT, encoded by the coding sequence ATGAGCGGGGCGGTGCTGCTCGACGTCGACGGCGTCGAGGTCAAGATCAGCAGCCCGGACAAGGTCTACTTCCCCGAGCGCGGCGAGACGAAGCTCGACCTCGTCGAGTACTACCGGGCGATCTCCGGGCCGCTGCTGGCCCGGCTCGGCGGGCGTCCGCTGCTGCTGGAGCGCTACCCGGACGGCGCCGGCGGCAAGAACTGGTACCAGAAGCGCGTCCCGAAAGGCGCGCCGCCGTGGCTGACCACCACCGTCGTCTCGACGCCGAACGGCACGACGAGCGACGCGCTCGTGGCCAAGGACCTGGCCCACATCCTCTGGGCGGTGAACCTCGGCTGCCTGGGCTTCCACGTCTGGCCCTACCTCGCCGACACGCCGGAGGTCACCGACGAGCTGCGCGTCGACCTCGACCCGTCGCCCGGCGTCGGCTTCGACGAGCTGCGCGAAGCCGCGGTGCTGACCCGGGAGTTCCTGGCCGAGCACGGCATCGAGGCCCACCTGAAGACGTCGGGTTCGCGCGGGCTGCACCTGTACGTGCTGCTCGAACCGCGCTGGGACGGGTTCCAGGTCCGCGCGGCCGCCGTCGCGCTGGCGCGGGCGCTCGAACGGCGGCACCCGGCGAAGATCACCGCGCAGTGGTGGAAGGAAGAACGCGGCTCGCGCGTGTTCGTCGACTTCAACCAGAACGCCCCGCACAAGACCGTGTTCGGCACCTGGTGCGTGCGCCCGCGCGTCGGCGGCCAGGTGTCCACCCCGATCGGCTGGGACGAGCTGGCCACCGTCGAGCCCGAGAAGCTGACGCTGTCCACGGTGCCCGCGCGGGTCGCGGAGCGCGGCGATCCGTGGGCCGGCGCGGGGGAGCGGCCGCAGTCGATCGAACCGCTGCTCGAGATGTCCGAACGGGACATGGCGGCCGGGCTGATGGACGCGCCCTGGCCGCCGGTGTACCCGAAGATGCCCAACGAGCCGCCCCGGGTGGCGCCGAGCCGCGCGAAGAAGACGTGA
- a CDS encoding DUF397 domain-containing protein, which yields MKSSASADGPEKDCVEVATTADRVHVRDSKHPHPSLSFTRETWRMFLGSRRS from the coding sequence GTGAAGAGTTCGGCCAGCGCGGACGGTCCCGAGAAGGATTGCGTCGAGGTCGCCACCACGGCCGATCGCGTGCACGTGCGGGACTCGAAGCACCCCCACCCCAGCCTGTCCTTCACGCGGGAAACCTGGCGGATGTTCCTCGGCAGCCGCCGCTCCTAG
- a CDS encoding DUF1015 family protein, whose protein sequence is MSDWIRPIGRGWVVRDAVPGPDVDEFAEPERVVAALAAPGAADSLLAVQHPARTPAALARGLDLTAAVPVARAVLERLRKRFYRPVRTVVAPYRIEGPDGAALGLLCLVDPAAVTDDGAARVRHTEDVYPDVVAERAAVLAGLGCATSAAMLVPAAGGPELTEQVEQACAGLGLPDLSTSDAVGRRHDLWVVPEGPLQSRLLAAVAATDLLVADGNHRVAAAAAAGHGALLALVTAGPALRIGAIHRVLTGTGLGPEDLVTRWSAAGLDVRYDDHAVPAPGEVVVRAGTAVLRVPLPAPAGPWPVIDHEVVEQVLFARALGVDPDGPCVRPLPAGRPLPPDADAVVLLAPVSHADVLAVHAAGRRMPRKATYFTPKPRSGLLLAAL, encoded by the coding sequence ATGAGCGACTGGATCCGGCCGATCGGGCGGGGCTGGGTGGTCCGCGACGCGGTCCCGGGCCCCGACGTCGACGAGTTCGCCGAGCCCGAGCGCGTGGTCGCGGCCCTGGCCGCGCCCGGTGCCGCGGACAGCCTCCTGGCCGTGCAGCACCCCGCCCGCACGCCCGCCGCCCTGGCCCGCGGTCTGGACCTCACGGCCGCCGTCCCGGTCGCGCGTGCCGTGCTCGAACGGCTGCGCAAGCGGTTCTACCGGCCGGTCCGCACCGTCGTCGCGCCCTACCGGATCGAAGGGCCGGACGGCGCGGCGCTCGGCCTGCTCTGCCTGGTCGACCCGGCCGCGGTGACCGACGACGGCGCCGCGCGCGTCCGTCACACGGAGGACGTCTACCCCGACGTCGTCGCCGAACGAGCCGCCGTCCTCGCCGGCCTGGGCTGCGCGACCAGCGCGGCGATGCTCGTCCCGGCCGCCGGTGGCCCGGAGCTGACGGAGCAGGTCGAGCAGGCCTGCGCCGGCCTCGGCCTGCCCGATTTGTCCACTTCGGACGCAGTCGGGCGGCGCCACGACCTGTGGGTGGTGCCCGAAGGCCCCCTGCAAAGCCGCCTGCTGGCCGCGGTGGCCGCCACGGACCTCCTGGTCGCCGACGGCAACCACCGCGTGGCCGCCGCGGCGGCGGCCGGCCACGGCGCGCTGCTCGCCCTGGTCACCGCGGGCCCGGCGCTGCGGATCGGCGCGATCCACCGCGTCCTCACCGGCACCGGCCTCGGCCCGGAGGACCTGGTGACGCGCTGGAGCGCGGCCGGCCTGGACGTCCGCTACGACGACCACGCCGTGCCGGCGCCCGGCGAGGTGGTGGTGCGCGCCGGCACGGCGGTGCTGCGCGTGCCCCTGCCGGCCCCAGCCGGGCCGTGGCCGGTGATCGACCACGAGGTCGTCGAGCAGGTCCTGTTCGCCCGCGCGCTCGGCGTGGACCCGGACGGTCCGTGCGTCCGTCCCCTCCCGGCCGGACGCCCGCTGCCCCCGGACGCGGACGCCGTGGTGCTGCTGGCACCGGTGAGCCACGCCGACGTCCTGGCCGTGCACGCGGCCGGTCGCCGGATGCCGCGGAAGGCCACGTACTTCACGCCGAAGCCGCGCAGCGGGCTGCTGCTGGCGGCCCTTTAG
- a CDS encoding ATP-dependent DNA ligase, producing MDLPVMPPVRPMLAKAVHDVPRAPGLLYEPKWDGFRCVVFRDGDEVELGSRNDRPLTRYFPELVELLAAALPPRCVVDGEIVLVTPAGLDFETLQLRLHPAASRVRKLAEETPASFIAFDLLALGDTDLTEEPFRERRKQLESVLSTSAEGLQRVHLTPLSEDPAQAEDWFTRFEGAGFDGVMAKPGDLPYEQDKRVMLKVKHERTADCVVTGFRWHKDGAGVGSLLLGLFDDEGVLHHVGVASSFTKARRAELVEELAPLRENALENHPWRSWAEYEPEPGRRPGAMSRWAPQKELSWEPLRPEWVAEVRYEHLQGGRFRHGGRLVRFRPDRTPESCTYAQLDEAPPAELAKLFGEAR from the coding sequence GTGGACTTGCCCGTCATGCCGCCGGTGCGGCCGATGCTCGCGAAAGCGGTGCACGACGTCCCTCGTGCCCCGGGGCTGCTGTACGAGCCCAAGTGGGACGGCTTCCGCTGCGTCGTGTTCCGCGACGGCGACGAGGTCGAGCTCGGCTCCCGCAACGACCGCCCGCTCACCCGCTACTTCCCGGAGCTGGTGGAGCTGCTGGCCGCCGCGCTGCCGCCGCGCTGCGTCGTCGACGGCGAGATCGTGCTGGTCACGCCGGCCGGGCTCGACTTCGAGACGTTGCAACTGCGGCTGCACCCGGCGGCGTCGCGCGTCCGTAAGCTCGCCGAGGAGACGCCGGCCAGCTTCATCGCCTTCGACCTGCTCGCCCTCGGCGACACCGACCTCACCGAGGAGCCCTTCCGGGAGCGGCGCAAGCAGCTCGAAAGCGTGCTCTCCACGAGCGCCGAGGGCCTGCAGCGCGTCCACCTGACGCCGCTGAGCGAAGACCCGGCGCAGGCCGAGGACTGGTTCACCCGGTTCGAGGGCGCGGGTTTCGACGGCGTCATGGCCAAACCCGGCGACCTGCCGTACGAGCAGGACAAGCGGGTGATGCTGAAGGTCAAGCACGAGCGCACGGCCGACTGCGTCGTCACCGGGTTCCGCTGGCACAAGGACGGCGCCGGCGTCGGCTCGCTGCTGCTCGGGCTGTTCGACGACGAGGGCGTGCTGCACCACGTCGGCGTGGCCAGCAGCTTCACCAAGGCCCGGCGGGCCGAGCTGGTCGAGGAACTGGCGCCACTGCGCGAAAACGCGCTCGAGAACCATCCGTGGCGCTCCTGGGCCGAGTACGAGCCCGAGCCCGGGCGCAGGCCGGGCGCGATGAGCCGGTGGGCGCCGCAGAAGGAGCTGTCCTGGGAGCCGCTGAGGCCCGAGTGGGTGGCGGAGGTCCGCTACGAGCACCTGCAGGGCGGCCGGTTCCGGCACGGCGGGCGGCTGGTCCGGTTCCGGCCCGACCGCACGCCGGAGTCGTGCACGTACGCCCAGCTCGACGAGGCGCCGCCCGCCGAGCTCGCGAAGCTGTTCGGGGAGGCGCGATGA
- a CDS encoding MarR family winged helix-turn-helix transcriptional regulator, translated as MIDLGEDPLKLDRQVCFALSVASRSVIAIYRPLLEPYGLTHPQYLVMLALWERSPRSVKDLGAALRHEPATLSPLLKRLEALGYVTRTRNRSDERQLTVELTETGRALRAEAEKIPYKVVETLGMDVSELEALHGVLTRVIDATA; from the coding sequence ATGATCGACTTGGGTGAGGACCCCCTGAAGCTGGACCGGCAGGTGTGCTTCGCGCTGTCGGTGGCTTCGCGCAGCGTGATCGCGATCTACCGGCCGCTGCTGGAGCCGTACGGCCTGACCCACCCGCAGTACCTGGTGATGCTCGCGCTGTGGGAGCGGTCGCCCCGGTCGGTGAAGGACCTCGGCGCGGCCCTGCGCCACGAACCGGCGACGCTGTCACCGCTGCTCAAACGACTGGAGGCGCTCGGGTACGTGACGCGCACCCGCAACCGCTCGGACGAACGGCAGCTGACGGTCGAGCTGACCGAGACGGGCCGGGCGTTGCGGGCCGAGGCGGAGAAGATCCCGTACAAGGTGGTCGAGACGCTCGGCATGGACGTCTCCGAGCTGGAAGCCCTGCACGGCGTGCTGACCCGGGTCATCGACGCGACGGCCTGA
- a CDS encoding helix-turn-helix domain-containing protein, translated as MLGEIREARETLHLTQKDVAEALDWSVSKLIRIENGSVGLSITDLKALLLHYGITDRDRVETYVEMAKAGRKPGWWDKYKHTSSPEFLKFLGLESAAVIIRQYQLHLIPGLLQVPEYTRSLVAKDTGDPEVQERRIRLRAERQERLGDTDLEHFFILDESVLRRRVTDGDGWRTQLHHLREISRRPNVTLQILPFEAGWIDGMQSSFELLQLSEQDNDLFLNLSQPDGDLFFDDVIGAEKAAQFIQIFYRLEGAARTPEETPGFIDKVLQELED; from the coding sequence GTGCTGGGAGAGATCAGGGAGGCGCGCGAAACCCTGCACCTCACCCAGAAGGACGTCGCGGAAGCGCTGGACTGGTCGGTCTCGAAACTCATCCGCATCGAGAACGGCAGCGTCGGCCTGTCGATCACCGACCTGAAGGCTCTCCTGCTGCACTACGGCATCACCGACCGGGACCGCGTCGAGACCTACGTCGAGATGGCCAAAGCCGGCCGGAAACCGGGCTGGTGGGACAAGTACAAGCACACGAGCAGCCCGGAGTTCCTGAAGTTCCTCGGCCTGGAGTCGGCAGCGGTCATCATCCGCCAGTACCAGCTGCACCTCATCCCGGGCCTGCTGCAGGTTCCCGAATACACGCGATCGCTGGTGGCCAAGGACACCGGTGACCCGGAAGTCCAGGAGCGCCGGATCCGGCTCCGGGCCGAGCGGCAAGAACGGCTCGGGGACACCGACCTCGAGCACTTCTTCATCCTCGACGAATCGGTGCTGCGGCGACGCGTGACGGACGGCGACGGCTGGCGAACCCAGCTGCACCACCTCCGCGAGATCTCCCGGCGGCCCAACGTCACCCTGCAGATCCTGCCGTTCGAGGCCGGGTGGATCGACGGGATGCAGAGCTCCTTCGAACTGCTCCAGCTGTCCGAGCAGGACAACGACCTGTTCCTCAACCTTTCGCAGCCCGACGGTGACCTGTTCTTCGACGACGTCATCGGCGCCGAAAAGGCCGCTCAGTTCATCCAGATCTTCTACCGCTTGGAAGGCGCCGCACGGACTCCCGAGGAAACACCCGGCTTCATCGACAAGGTGCTGCAGGAACTGGAGGACTGA
- a CDS encoding squalene cyclase has protein sequence MDVLAWVRDADPALRWQVERDLAGEPPSVWEATRARIATEGFGARLLDRQDPDGRWAGGAYFPAGFRGGEDQPWTATTWSLNALREWGLDGAVLRGTAELLARNCRWEYDDLPYWNGEVDCCINAWTLANGVWLGADVTGIADWFVEHHLPDGGWNCAWVEGSTRSSVHSTLNALKGLLAHETATGGTPASRDARLAGEEYLLERGLFRRLSTGEPIAPWVREFGYPFRWRYDVLNAAAYFRDAGRPDERLAEAIALIRAARQPDGTWLQQRTDSGRVWFAVDVGAGQPSKWLTLFATRVLNWWDAR, from the coding sequence ATGGACGTGCTCGCCTGGGTGCGCGACGCCGACCCGGCCCTGCGCTGGCAGGTGGAGCGCGACCTGGCGGGCGAGCCGCCCTCGGTCTGGGAAGCGACGCGGGCGCGGATCGCCACCGAAGGGTTCGGCGCGCGGCTCCTCGACCGGCAGGACCCCGACGGCCGCTGGGCGGGCGGCGCGTACTTCCCGGCGGGCTTCCGCGGCGGCGAGGACCAGCCGTGGACGGCGACGACGTGGTCGTTGAACGCCCTGCGCGAATGGGGTCTCGACGGCGCAGTCCTGCGCGGCACGGCCGAGCTGCTCGCCCGGAACTGCCGCTGGGAGTACGACGACCTGCCGTACTGGAACGGCGAAGTCGACTGCTGCATCAACGCCTGGACCCTGGCCAACGGGGTGTGGCTGGGCGCGGACGTCACGGGCATCGCGGACTGGTTCGTCGAGCACCACCTGCCGGACGGCGGCTGGAACTGCGCCTGGGTCGAGGGGTCGACGCGGTCGTCGGTCCATTCGACACTCAACGCGCTCAAGGGCCTGCTCGCGCACGAGACGGCGACGGGCGGAACACCGGCGTCCCGCGACGCGCGGCTCGCGGGCGAGGAATACCTGCTGGAGCGCGGCCTGTTCCGCCGGCTGTCGACGGGCGAGCCGATCGCGCCGTGGGTGCGCGAGTTCGGCTACCCGTTCCGCTGGCGCTACGACGTGCTCAACGCGGCCGCGTACTTCCGCGACGCCGGCCGCCCGGACGAGCGGCTGGCCGAGGCGATCGCGCTGATCCGCGCGGCCCGGCAGCCGGACGGGACGTGGCTGCAGCAGCGGACGGATTCCGGCCGGGTGTGGTTCGCGGTGGACGTCGGTGCCGGGCAGCCGTCGAAGTGGCTGACGCTGTTCGCCACCCGGGTCCTGAACTGGTGGGACGCCCGCTGA
- a CDS encoding DinB family protein → MTTERPAPPLTGGEREMLRTFLDFHRATLAMKCDGLSDEDLRRASSPPSTLSLLGLVRHMAEVERTWFRRVINAEDIPLVWSDEGDFQVAYDASSSTRSEAFSAWQAEVEQSRKIEEAAESLDVTGHQARWGEDVSLRLVMLHMIHEYARHNGHADFLREAIDGVTGA, encoded by the coding sequence GTGACCACCGAACGCCCCGCACCGCCCCTGACCGGCGGCGAGCGCGAAATGCTGCGCACCTTCCTCGACTTCCACCGCGCCACCCTCGCGATGAAGTGCGACGGACTGTCCGACGAGGACCTCCGCCGCGCGTCGAGCCCGCCGTCCACGCTGTCGCTGCTGGGCCTGGTCCGGCACATGGCCGAGGTCGAGCGCACGTGGTTCCGGCGGGTGATCAACGCCGAGGACATCCCCCTGGTGTGGTCGGACGAGGGCGACTTCCAGGTGGCCTACGACGCGAGTTCGTCGACGCGGTCGGAGGCCTTCTCGGCGTGGCAGGCCGAGGTCGAGCAGTCGCGCAAGATCGAAGAGGCGGCCGAGTCCCTGGACGTCACCGGCCACCAGGCACGCTGGGGCGAAGACGTCTCCCTGCGGCTGGTGATGCTGCACATGATCCACGAGTACGCCCGGCACAACGGCCACGCGGACTTCCTGCGCGAGGCGATCGACGGCGTCACGGGGGCCTGA
- a CDS encoding MDR family MFS transporter — MTTSAATKGVGFRSERGPVLIAVMLSTALVALDSTIIATAVPSVVQDLGGFAQFPWLFSIYLLTQAVTVPLYGKFADVLGRRPVMFFGIAAFLVGSILCGVAWSMPVLIAARAVQGIGAGAIQPMSMTIIGDLYTVEERARVQGYVASVWGAASVVGPTLGGLFAEYLDWRWIFFINLPLGAIAAFMLFRGFAERVERKPHKVDYLGAALLTIGCSLIILGLLEGGVAWAWGSVPSVAIFVAGAALLVAFVLVEKRAAEPVLPLWVFTRRVLVGGNLVALVVGAVLMGLTSYLPTYAQGVLGAGALVAGFAVAALTVGWPISASLAGKIYLRIGFRDTALIGSVFIIAGGVLVARLGAQSSLWAAAFAAFVLGIGLGLAASPTLVAIQSVVGWDRRGVVTATNLFSRSLGSAVGAAVFGAIANATLAERFASPPAGVGPLPPSVDATSLVLGGHTDDSPAAVFVRGALADATHYVFLGLLAVAVLSVGALLLMPRKTEQLEF; from the coding sequence ATGACGACGTCCGCCGCCACGAAGGGGGTCGGCTTCCGGTCCGAACGCGGCCCGGTGCTGATCGCGGTCATGCTCAGCACGGCGCTGGTCGCGCTGGACAGCACGATCATCGCGACCGCCGTGCCGTCGGTGGTGCAGGACCTCGGCGGCTTCGCGCAGTTCCCGTGGCTGTTCTCGATCTACCTGCTCACCCAGGCCGTGACGGTGCCGCTCTACGGCAAGTTCGCCGACGTGCTCGGCCGGCGGCCGGTGATGTTCTTCGGCATCGCGGCGTTCCTGGTCGGTTCGATCCTGTGCGGCGTCGCCTGGAGCATGCCGGTGCTGATCGCCGCCCGCGCGGTCCAGGGCATCGGCGCCGGCGCGATCCAGCCGATGTCGATGACGATCATCGGCGACCTGTACACGGTGGAGGAACGCGCGCGCGTGCAGGGCTACGTGGCCAGCGTGTGGGGCGCGGCTTCGGTGGTCGGCCCGACGCTCGGCGGGCTGTTCGCCGAGTACCTGGACTGGCGCTGGATCTTCTTCATCAACCTGCCGCTGGGCGCGATCGCGGCGTTCATGCTGTTCCGCGGCTTCGCCGAGCGCGTGGAGCGCAAGCCGCACAAGGTCGACTACCTCGGCGCGGCGCTGCTGACGATCGGCTGCTCCCTCATCATCCTCGGCCTCCTCGAAGGCGGCGTCGCGTGGGCGTGGGGCTCGGTGCCGAGCGTGGCGATCTTCGTCGCGGGCGCGGCACTGCTGGTGGCGTTCGTGCTGGTGGAGAAGCGCGCGGCCGAGCCGGTGCTGCCACTGTGGGTGTTCACCCGGCGCGTCCTGGTGGGCGGCAACCTGGTGGCGCTGGTGGTCGGCGCGGTCCTGATGGGACTGACGTCGTACCTGCCGACGTACGCCCAGGGCGTGCTCGGCGCGGGGGCGCTGGTGGCGGGCTTCGCGGTGGCGGCGCTGACGGTGGGCTGGCCGATTTCGGCGTCCCTGGCGGGCAAGATCTACCTGCGCATCGGCTTCCGCGACACGGCGTTGATCGGCAGCGTGTTCATCATCGCGGGCGGCGTCCTGGTGGCCCGGCTGGGCGCGCAGTCGTCCCTGTGGGCGGCGGCGTTCGCGGCGTTCGTCCTCGGGATCGGCCTGGGCCTGGCGGCGAGCCCGACACTGGTGGCGATCCAGTCGGTGGTGGGCTGGGACCGCCGCGGCGTGGTGACGGCGACGAACCTGTTCAGCAGGTCACTGGGCAGCGCGGTCGGCGCGGCGGTGTTCGGGGCGATCGCGAACGCGACGCTGGCGGAACGGTTCGCCTCCCCGCCGGCCGGGGTCGGGCCGCTGCCGCCGTCGGTGGACGCGACGAGCCTGGTGCTGGGTGGCCACACCGACGATTCGCCGGCGGCGGTGTTCGTGCGGGGGGCGCTGGCGGATGCGACGCACTATGTGTTCCTGGGTTTGCTGGCCGTCGCCGTGCTTTCGGTGGGCGCACTGTTGCTGATGCCACGGAAAACGGAGCAACTGGAGTTCTGA
- a CDS encoding TIGR03854 family LLM class F420-dependent oxidoreductase — MLKIRLGVAPAAGTGPAEFAGLAARLEDAGVDSLWLSELVYSPEVDPMIGMAHALARTAKLKVGTGVAILPGRHPVLVAKQLRTLAGLAPKRVLPVFGLRPARAAETGLFPVPAGRRAAVFDESLVLLRRLLEEDEVSFDGEFFQVDGVRLGPRPAKRLDVWLGGSAPAALRRTGRLADGWLGSFHTPSQARDARLAIQRAAAEAGREIEEDHFGLSLVVADHGISDEIAAAAARRNPGVPLADLVATSWPAARRLVEQHIEAGLSKFVIRPGHADFDGFLEKFQAELVPLQN; from the coding sequence TTGCTGAAGATCAGGCTGGGCGTCGCACCCGCGGCCGGCACCGGGCCGGCGGAGTTCGCCGGGCTGGCGGCCCGGCTGGAGGACGCCGGCGTCGACTCGCTGTGGCTGTCCGAGCTCGTCTACTCGCCCGAGGTCGACCCGATGATCGGCATGGCGCACGCGCTGGCGCGGACGGCGAAGCTGAAGGTCGGCACCGGCGTGGCGATCCTGCCGGGCCGGCACCCGGTGCTGGTCGCCAAGCAGCTGCGCACCCTGGCCGGGCTCGCGCCCAAGCGGGTCCTGCCGGTGTTCGGCCTCCGTCCGGCTCGCGCGGCCGAAACCGGCCTGTTCCCGGTCCCGGCGGGCCGGCGCGCGGCCGTGTTCGACGAATCGCTCGTGCTGCTGCGCCGGCTCCTGGAGGAGGACGAAGTCTCCTTCGACGGCGAGTTCTTCCAGGTCGACGGCGTCCGCCTCGGCCCGCGCCCGGCGAAGCGCCTCGACGTCTGGCTGGGCGGCTCGGCCCCGGCGGCCCTGCGCCGCACGGGCCGGCTCGCGGACGGCTGGCTGGGCAGTTTCCACACGCCGTCGCAGGCCCGCGACGCCCGCCTCGCCATCCAGCGGGCGGCGGCCGAGGCGGGCCGCGAGATCGAGGAGGACCACTTCGGCCTCAGCCTGGTCGTGGCGGACCACGGGATATCCGACGAGATCGCGGCCGCGGCGGCCCGGCGCAATCCCGGCGTTCCCCTGGCGGACCTCGTCGCGACGAGCTGGCCGGCGGCCCGCCGGCTGGTGGAGCAGCACATCGAAGCGGGGCTGTCGAAGTTCGTGATCCGCCCCGGCCACGCCGATTTCGACGGCTTCCTCGAGAAGTTCCAGGCCGAGCTGGTACCGCTGCAGAACTAA